A genomic window from Pantoea alhagi includes:
- the glgP gene encoding glycogen phosphorylase, which yields MNAPFTYASPTLTVEALKHSIAYKLMFTLGKDPSSANKHEWLNASLLAVRDRMVERWLRSSRAQLSQDVRQVYYLSMEFLMGRTLSNALLAMGIYDDLNSALEEMGLDLAELIEEENDPGLGNGGLGRLAACFLDSLATLGLPGHGYGIRYDYGMFKQNIVDGRQAESPDYWLEYGNPWEFQRYNTRYKVRFGGRLQHEGAKVRWLETEEVLAMAYDQIIPGFDTDATNTLRLWSAQASNEINLGKFNQGDYFAAVEDKNHSENVSRVLYPDDSTYSGRELRLRQEYFLVSATVQDILNRHWEMHQTFDNLSDKIAIHLNDTHPVLAIPELMRLLIDEHKFSWDDAFEVVCQVFSYTNHTLMSEALETWSVDMIGKILPRHLQIIFEINDYFLRTIQDHYPDEWELLSRISIIDENNGRQVRMAWLAVVVSHKVNGVSELHSNLMVQSLFADFARLFPGRFCNKTNGITPRRWLALANPALSEVLDESIGRHWRTDLSQLAEIKPQIDYPAFIEKIADAKLENKKRLAAWVAKNMDIVLDPNALFDVQIKRIHEYKRQLMNVLHVITRYNRIKADPNANWVPRVNIFAGKAASAYYMAKHIIHLINDVAQVINNDPQVKNKLKVVFIPNYSVSLAQIIIPAADLSEQISLAGTEASGTSNMKFAVNGALTIGTLDGANVEMREHVGKENIFIFGNTADQVEKLRREGYNSRQYYEKDEELRQALTQIATGVFSPQEPGRYHNIYDSLIGLGDHYQLLADYRSYVDTQDKVDELYRQPEEWQRRAALNIANMGYFSSDRTIQEYADEIWHISPVRL from the coding sequence ATGAACGCACCTTTTACCTATGCATCACCTACGCTAACGGTCGAAGCGTTAAAGCACTCTATTGCCTATAAGCTGATGTTTACGCTAGGTAAAGATCCCTCTTCCGCCAACAAGCATGAATGGCTGAACGCCTCGCTGCTGGCGGTGCGCGATCGCATGGTGGAGCGCTGGCTGCGCTCCAGCCGTGCTCAGCTGTCGCAGGATGTGCGTCAGGTTTATTACCTGTCAATGGAGTTTCTGATGGGGCGCACCCTCTCCAATGCGCTGCTGGCGATGGGGATCTATGACGATCTCAACAGCGCGCTGGAAGAGATGGGGCTGGATCTGGCGGAGCTGATTGAGGAAGAGAACGATCCGGGGCTGGGTAATGGCGGTTTAGGGCGCCTGGCAGCCTGTTTCCTTGATTCGCTGGCCACCTTAGGCTTGCCCGGACACGGCTATGGCATCCGCTACGATTACGGCATGTTTAAACAGAACATTGTGGATGGACGCCAGGCGGAGTCGCCGGACTACTGGCTGGAATATGGCAACCCGTGGGAGTTTCAGCGCTATAACACTCGTTATAAAGTGCGTTTCGGTGGACGTTTACAGCATGAGGGCGCGAAGGTGCGCTGGCTGGAGACCGAAGAAGTGTTGGCGATGGCCTATGATCAGATTATTCCCGGCTTTGATACCGATGCAACCAATACGCTGCGGCTGTGGAGCGCGCAGGCCAGTAATGAAATCAACCTGGGGAAATTTAACCAGGGCGACTACTTTGCTGCGGTAGAAGATAAAAACCATTCGGAAAACGTATCGCGCGTGCTCTATCCGGATGACTCTACCTACTCTGGCCGCGAGCTGCGACTGCGTCAGGAGTATTTCCTCGTTTCGGCAACGGTCCAGGATATTCTGAACCGTCACTGGGAAATGCATCAGACCTTCGATAACCTCTCCGATAAAATTGCCATTCACCTGAACGATACCCATCCGGTGCTGGCGATCCCGGAGCTGATGCGCTTGCTGATCGATGAGCATAAGTTCAGCTGGGACGATGCGTTTGAAGTGGTGTGCCAGGTCTTCTCCTATACCAACCACACGTTGATGAGTGAGGCGCTGGAAACCTGGTCGGTAGATATGATCGGCAAGATCCTGCCGCGCCATCTGCAAATTATTTTTGAAATCAACGACTATTTCCTGCGAACCATTCAGGATCACTATCCGGACGAGTGGGAGCTGCTGTCACGTATTTCGATTATTGATGAAAACAACGGACGCCAGGTACGTATGGCCTGGCTGGCGGTGGTGGTCAGCCACAAAGTGAATGGCGTGTCGGAACTGCACTCGAATCTGATGGTACAGTCGCTGTTTGCTGATTTTGCCCGCCTGTTCCCGGGGCGTTTCTGTAATAAAACCAACGGCATTACCCCGCGTCGCTGGCTGGCGCTGGCTAATCCGGCGCTCTCTGAAGTGCTGGATGAAAGCATTGGACGTCACTGGCGCACCGATCTTAGCCAGCTGGCGGAGATCAAACCGCAAATCGATTACCCTGCTTTTATAGAAAAAATAGCTGATGCCAAGCTGGAGAATAAAAAGCGTCTGGCGGCCTGGGTGGCGAAAAACATGGATATCGTGCTGGATCCTAATGCGCTGTTTGATGTGCAGATCAAGCGTATCCACGAATACAAGCGCCAGTTGATGAACGTGCTGCACGTGATCACCCGCTATAACCGCATCAAGGCCGATCCCAACGCCAACTGGGTTCCGCGCGTCAATATCTTCGCCGGTAAGGCGGCCTCCGCCTACTATATGGCGAAGCATATTATTCATCTGATTAACGATGTAGCGCAGGTGATCAATAACGATCCGCAGGTGAAGAACAAGCTGAAGGTGGTCTTTATTCCTAATTACAGCGTAAGCCTGGCGCAGATCATTATTCCGGCCGCCGATCTCTCTGAACAGATCTCGCTGGCTGGCACCGAAGCATCCGGCACCAGTAATATGAAGTTTGCCGTCAACGGCGCGTTAACCATCGGTACGCTGGATGGCGCGAATGTTGAAATGCGTGAACACGTGGGCAAAGAGAACATCTTTATCTTCGGTAATACTGCCGATCAGGTGGAAAAGCTGCGGCGGGAAGGGTACAACTCGCGCCAGTATTATGAAAAGGATGAAGAGCTGCGTCAGGCGTTGACACAGATTGCTACCGGCGTGTTCAGCCCGCAAGAGCCGGGACGCTATCACAATATCTACGATTCGTTGATTGGGCTGGGCGATCACTATCAGCTGCTGGCTGATTATCGCAGCTACGTGGATACGCAGGATAAAGTGGATGAACTGTATCGTCAGCCGGAAGAGTGGCAGCGACGTGCGGCGCTGAATATCGCTAATATGGGCTACTTTTCTTCAGATCGTACCATTCAGGAATACGCTGACGAGATTTGGCATATATCACCTGTCAGGCTTTAA
- the glgA gene encoding glycogen synthase GlgA, with protein MQVLHVCSELFPLLKTGGLADVVGALPAAQIADGTDTRVLLPAFPDLRKGITDTEVVAELQTFAGPVRLHFGHFNGVGIYLIEAEGLYDRPGSPYHDENQFDYPDNYLRFALLGWMGCEMACGLDTNWRPDIVHAHDWHAGLTCAYLAARGRPAKSVFTVHNLAYQGLFYAHHMDEIQLPWSFFDMHGLEFFGQISYLKAGLFFADHITAVSPTYAREITLPEYGNGMEALLAQRMREGRLSGILNGVDPLIWDPAHDLLLNARYNRDTLDAKAENKRQLQIAMGLKVDDSVPVFAVVSRLTKQKGLDLVLEALPSLLEQGGQLVLLGAGDAVLQQGFLAAAAENPGSVGVQIGYHEAFSHRIMGGADVIMVPSRFEPCGLTQLYGLKYGTLPLVRRTGGLADTVNDSSLENLADGIASGFTFEDSNAWSLLRAIRRSFVLWSRPSLWRYVQRQAMAMDFSWQVAAQAYRDLYQRLL; from the coding sequence ATGCAGGTTTTACATGTCTGTTCAGAACTTTTCCCGCTGCTGAAAACCGGCGGGTTAGCTGATGTGGTGGGGGCATTACCGGCAGCACAGATTGCAGATGGAACGGACACGCGCGTTTTACTCCCGGCGTTTCCGGATCTGCGTAAGGGAATTACCGACACGGAAGTCGTCGCTGAGCTGCAAACTTTCGCAGGCCCGGTCAGGCTGCACTTTGGACATTTTAATGGGGTTGGCATTTATCTGATTGAAGCTGAGGGCCTGTACGATCGGCCTGGCAGCCCTTATCACGATGAAAACCAGTTCGATTATCCGGACAACTATCTGCGCTTTGCATTGCTCGGCTGGATGGGATGTGAAATGGCCTGCGGGCTGGATACCAACTGGCGTCCGGATATTGTGCACGCCCATGACTGGCACGCCGGTTTAACCTGTGCCTATCTGGCGGCGCGCGGACGTCCGGCGAAGTCGGTATTTACCGTGCATAACCTGGCATATCAGGGGCTGTTCTACGCACATCATATGGATGAAATCCAGCTGCCGTGGTCGTTTTTCGATATGCATGGGCTGGAGTTTTTCGGTCAGATCTCTTATCTCAAGGCCGGGCTCTTCTTTGCCGATCATATTACGGCGGTCAGTCCGACCTATGCGCGCGAGATCACCCTGCCGGAATATGGTAACGGCATGGAGGCGCTGCTGGCACAGCGGATGCGGGAAGGGCGGCTGAGCGGCATTCTGAACGGGGTCGATCCGCTGATCTGGGATCCCGCGCATGATCTGCTGCTTAACGCGCGTTACAACCGCGACACGCTGGATGCCAAGGCGGAGAACAAGCGTCAGCTACAGATTGCGATGGGGCTGAAAGTTGACGACAGCGTGCCGGTGTTTGCGGTGGTAAGTCGTCTGACCAAGCAGAAAGGGCTGGATCTGGTGCTGGAGGCGTTGCCAAGTTTGCTGGAGCAGGGCGGACAGCTGGTGCTGCTGGGGGCAGGCGATGCGGTATTGCAGCAGGGATTCCTGGCGGCGGCGGCGGAAAACCCCGGCAGCGTCGGGGTACAGATTGGCTATCACGAAGCGTTCTCCCACCGCATTATGGGCGGAGCGGATGTGATTATGGTGCCGAGCCGCTTTGAACCTTGCGGCCTGACGCAGCTTTACGGCCTGAAGTACGGCACGCTGCCGCTGGTAAGACGCACCGGCGGGCTGGCGGACACGGTTAATGACAGTTCTCTGGAGAACCTGGCAGACGGCATCGCCAGCGGTTTTACCTTTGAGGACAGCAATGCCTGGTCGCTACTGCGCGCTATCCGACGTTCGTTTGTGCTGTGGTCTCGTCCTTCTCTTTGGCGCTACGTGCAGCGTCAGGCAATGGCGATGGATTTTAGCTGGCAGGTGGCTGCACAGGCCTACCGGGATCTTTATCAACGGTTGTTGTAA
- the glgC gene encoding glucose-1-phosphate adenylyltransferase, which translates to MVKLERTDHLMLARQLPTQTVALILAGGRGTRLRDLTATRAKPAVHFGGKFRIIDFALSNCINSGIRRIGVITQYQSHSLVQHIQRGWSFFNEEMNEFVDLLPAQQRFSTEHWYRGTADAVTQNLDIIRRYDAQYIVILAGDHIYKMDYSRMLLDHVDNNARCTIACLPVPLHEATAFGVMAVNEQNRVVDFVEKPAQPPCMPGDDSKALASMGIYVFNADYLYQLLEEDLEIPGSSHDFGKDLLPKIVASGEALAHSFTLSCVQNDDEAVPYWRDVGTLEAYWRANLDLASVTPELDMYDHEWPIHTYMEPLPPAKFVQDRSGSHGMTMNSLVSGGCIISGSVVVHSVLFSRVRVNSFCNIDSAVLLPDVVIGRSCRLRRCVIDRACVIPEGMVIGENPDEDSRRFYRSEEGIVLVTREMLARLAVTSA; encoded by the coding sequence ATGGTCAAGTTAGAACGTACCGATCACCTGATGCTGGCGAGACAGCTGCCAACGCAAACTGTGGCCCTCATTCTTGCAGGCGGACGCGGTACGCGCCTGAGAGATTTGACCGCGACGCGCGCGAAACCTGCGGTGCATTTTGGCGGCAAATTTCGCATTATCGATTTTGCCCTGTCGAACTGCATCAACTCCGGCATCCGGCGCATTGGGGTGATTACGCAGTATCAGTCCCACTCGCTGGTGCAGCATATTCAACGCGGCTGGTCTTTCTTCAATGAAGAGATGAACGAGTTTGTTGACCTGCTGCCGGCTCAGCAGCGTTTTAGCACCGAGCACTGGTATCGCGGCACCGCCGATGCGGTAACCCAAAACCTGGATATTATTCGCCGCTACGATGCGCAATATATCGTGATCCTGGCGGGCGACCATATCTACAAAATGGATTATTCGCGCATGCTGCTTGACCATGTCGATAACAATGCGCGTTGCACTATCGCCTGCCTGCCGGTGCCGCTGCATGAGGCCACCGCATTCGGCGTTATGGCGGTAAACGAGCAAAATCGCGTAGTGGATTTCGTGGAAAAACCGGCGCAGCCACCCTGTATGCCTGGCGATGACAGCAAAGCGCTGGCCAGCATGGGTATCTACGTTTTTAACGCCGACTACCTTTACCAGCTACTGGAAGAAGACCTGGAGATCCCAGGTTCCAGCCATGACTTCGGTAAAGACCTGCTGCCGAAAATTGTCGCCAGCGGCGAAGCGCTGGCGCACTCCTTTACCCTCTCCTGCGTGCAAAACGATGATGAGGCAGTGCCCTACTGGCGTGATGTGGGAACGCTGGAAGCCTACTGGCGCGCCAATCTCGATCTTGCTTCCGTAACGCCGGAGCTGGATATGTATGACCATGAATGGCCGATTCACACCTATATGGAGCCTCTGCCGCCGGCTAAGTTTGTTCAGGATCGCTCCGGCAGTCATGGCATGACCATGAACTCGCTGGTTTCTGGCGGCTGCATTATCTCTGGTTCGGTGGTGGTTCATTCTGTGCTGTTCTCACGCGTACGCGTGAACTCATTTTGCAATATTGATTCTGCAGTGCTGCTACCTGACGTGGTGATTGGACGCTCATGTCGTCTGCGCCGCTGCGTCATCGATCGCGCCTGCGTTATTCCAGAAGGCATGGTAATCGGCGAAAACCCTGATGAAGACAGCCGCCGTTTTTACCGTTCCGAAGAGGGCATCGTGCTGGTAACGCGCGAAATGCTGGCCAGGCTGGCCGTCACTTCCGCCTGA
- the glgX gene encoding glycogen debranching protein GlgX, protein MSHLRTGNPAPPGATWDGNGVNFTLFSQHAQRVELCLFDEKEQEVRYDLPSRTNNIWYGYVPDLQPGQRYGYRVHGPWAPEQGHRFNPAKLLVDPCARAVEGKVVDSPLFNGGEWQRDEQDNAAIAPKSVVVAEAFNWGDDAAPRVPWGNTVIYEAHVRGLTQRHPEIPETQRGTYAALGHPAIVNYLKQLGITTLELQPVAQFADEPRLQQLGLRNYWGYNPYALWSVEPRYASGVGGLSPLQEFQQAVKTLHAAGIEVVLDIVLNHTAELEEIGPTLSMRGIDNASYYWLTDDGHYHNWTGCGNTLNFRHPQVVNWALDCLRYWVTVCHVDGFRFDLAPVLGRTPDFRADAPFFTALKACPILSQVKLIAEPWDIGPNGYQVGSFPSPFADWNDRFRDDMRRYWLLGGVTTADFARRFAASSDAFQHSDRLPSATVNLIAAHDGFTLRDLLSFTRKRNEANGEDNRDGHNGNFSHNHGSEGLTVSLNVLERRRRSAHALLTSLLLAQGTPMLLAGDEHGHTQHGNNNAYCQDNELTWLDWENQDEGLYAFTAALIHLRQQIPALTQDRWWREGDGNVQWLNSQGEPLDEQQWERDEHKLQILLSGRWLITINATQDVSELFLPDGEWRAVPPFAGEDNPVPSTVWHGPAHGACVFQKQV, encoded by the coding sequence ATGAGTCATTTGCGTACGGGTAATCCTGCTCCCCCCGGCGCAACCTGGGATGGTAACGGGGTTAACTTCACGCTGTTCTCTCAACACGCTCAACGCGTGGAGCTTTGCCTGTTCGATGAAAAGGAGCAGGAAGTACGCTATGACTTGCCGTCACGCACCAATAACATCTGGTATGGCTACGTACCCGATCTCCAGCCGGGCCAGCGCTACGGCTACCGGGTACATGGTCCCTGGGCACCGGAGCAGGGGCATCGCTTCAATCCGGCTAAGCTGTTAGTTGATCCTTGCGCCCGCGCCGTTGAGGGCAAGGTGGTGGACAGCCCGCTGTTTAACGGTGGCGAATGGCAGCGCGATGAGCAGGATAATGCAGCGATTGCGCCGAAAAGCGTGGTGGTTGCGGAAGCCTTTAACTGGGGTGATGACGCCGCGCCGCGTGTGCCCTGGGGCAATACGGTGATCTATGAAGCGCATGTGCGTGGATTAACCCAGCGGCATCCGGAAATTCCGGAAACGCAGCGTGGTACTTACGCTGCGCTGGGGCATCCTGCTATTGTCAATTATCTCAAACAGCTCGGTATCACCACGCTGGAACTCCAGCCGGTGGCGCAGTTTGCCGATGAGCCACGCCTGCAGCAGCTGGGATTGCGTAACTACTGGGGCTACAACCCTTATGCGCTCTGGTCAGTGGAACCGCGTTACGCCTCCGGCGTTGGCGGCCTGAGCCCGCTACAGGAGTTTCAGCAGGCAGTGAAAACGCTGCATGCGGCGGGCATTGAGGTGGTGCTGGATATCGTGCTGAATCATACCGCCGAGCTGGAAGAGATCGGTCCGACGCTTTCAATGCGCGGTATCGACAACGCCAGCTACTACTGGTTAACCGATGACGGCCATTATCACAACTGGACCGGCTGCGGTAACACGCTCAATTTCCGCCATCCGCAGGTAGTGAACTGGGCGCTCGACTGCTTGCGTTACTGGGTTACGGTGTGCCATGTCGATGGCTTCCGCTTCGATCTGGCTCCGGTGCTGGGAAGAACGCCCGATTTTCGTGCCGATGCGCCTTTCTTCACGGCGCTAAAAGCCTGTCCGATTCTTTCTCAAGTGAAGCTGATCGCCGAACCGTGGGATATCGGGCCGAACGGCTATCAGGTGGGCAGTTTTCCGTCGCCGTTTGCTGACTGGAACGATCGCTTCCGTGACGATATGCGCCGCTACTGGCTGCTTGGCGGGGTGACCACCGCCGACTTTGCGCGCCGTTTCGCCGCATCCAGCGACGCCTTCCAGCATAGCGACCGCCTGCCATCCGCCACGGTGAACCTGATCGCCGCCCATGACGGTTTTACCCTGCGCGATCTGCTGAGCTTCACGCGTAAACGCAATGAGGCCAACGGCGAAGATAACCGTGACGGACATAACGGCAACTTTAGCCATAATCACGGCAGCGAAGGGCTAACGGTCTCGCTTAACGTGCTGGAGCGCCGCCGTCGCAGCGCGCACGCCTTGCTGACTTCACTGCTGCTGGCGCAGGGCACGCCGATGTTGCTGGCCGGTGATGAACATGGGCATACCCAGCACGGCAACAATAACGCTTACTGTCAGGATAACGAACTCACCTGGCTCGACTGGGAAAACCAGGATGAAGGGCTGTACGCCTTTACCGCCGCGCTGATTCATTTGCGCCAGCAGATCCCTGCGTTGACGCAGGATCGCTGGTGGAGGGAAGGTGATGGCAATGTTCAGTGGCTAAACAGTCAGGGAGAGCCGCTGGATGAGCAACAGTGGGAGCGGGATGAGCATAAACTGCAAATCCTGCTGTCCGGACGCTGGTTGATCACGATTAATGCCACGCAAGACGTAAGCGAATTATTTCTACCAGATGGAGAGTGGCGCGCGGTTCCTCCTTTTGCCGGGGAAGATAATCCTGTTCCGTCCACTGTCTGGCATGGGCCTGCGCACGGCGCGTGTGTGTTCCAGAAGCAAGTATAA
- the glgB gene encoding 1,4-alpha-glucan branching enzyme gives MSELPDRQAINAIIEGHYADPFSLLGMHQTSNGLEVRALLPDASEVWVIETSTGRKCAQLKCLDSRGFFNGVIPRRKNPFRYQLAVTWHGEQNLIDDAYRFGPLLQELDSWLLAEGTHLRPYETLGAHADVIDGISGTRFSVWAPNARRVSVVGDFNYWDGRRHPMRFRQEIGIWELFVPAARTGQLYKFEIIDNKGQLRLKSDPFAFESQMRPDSASVICGLPEKVVMREDRKAANAFDAPISIYEVHLGSWRRHTDNNFWLSYKELEEQLIPYVKEMGFTHIELMPINEHPFDGSWGYQPVGMYAPTRRFGTRDEFRHFVAAAHAAGLNVILDWVPGHFPSDDFGLAQFDGTALYEHEDPREGFHQDWNTLIYNYGRREVSNYLAGNALYWVERFGIDSLRVDAVASMIYRDYSRPQGEWVPNHFGGRENLEAIDFIRYTNRMLGNTAPGAVTIAEESTDFHGVSRPPETGGLGFWYKWNLGWMHDTLDYMKHDPIYRSHHHHLMTFGMLYNYTENFVLPLSHDEVVHGKRSILDRMPGDTWQKFANLRAYYGWMWAFPGKKLLFMGGEFAQGREWNHDASLDWHLLEGEDNWHHGVQRLVRDLNFTYRHHAPMHQCDFEGNGFEWLVVDDYENSVFIFARRDRDGNEIIVASNFTPVPRYNYRFGINQPGAWREIMNTDSVHYHGSNTGNGGVVWSDPLPSHNREHSLMLTLPPLATIWLVREAE, from the coding sequence ATGTCAGAGCTCCCGGATCGCCAGGCGATCAATGCGATTATTGAAGGTCACTACGCTGACCCGTTTTCACTGTTGGGAATGCATCAGACCAGTAACGGACTTGAGGTGCGGGCGCTGTTGCCTGACGCCTCAGAAGTGTGGGTGATTGAAACCAGCACCGGGCGTAAATGCGCTCAGTTGAAATGTCTCGACTCACGCGGCTTTTTTAACGGTGTTATCCCCCGTCGTAAAAACCCGTTTCGCTATCAGCTTGCCGTCACCTGGCATGGCGAGCAGAACCTGATTGACGATGCCTATCGCTTCGGCCCGCTGCTGCAAGAGCTGGACAGCTGGCTGCTGGCGGAAGGCACCCATTTACGCCCCTACGAAACGCTGGGCGCGCATGCCGACGTGATTGACGGTATTAGCGGCACCCGCTTCTCGGTTTGGGCGCCTAACGCTCGCCGTGTCTCGGTGGTGGGTGATTTTAACTATTGGGATGGCCGCCGCCATCCGATGCGCTTCCGTCAGGAAATCGGCATTTGGGAGCTGTTTGTGCCGGCAGCACGCACCGGACAGCTCTATAAGTTTGAAATTATTGATAATAAAGGGCAGCTGCGTCTGAAATCGGACCCGTTTGCTTTTGAATCGCAAATGCGCCCTGACAGCGCCTCGGTAATCTGCGGGCTACCGGAAAAGGTGGTTATGCGCGAGGACCGCAAAGCGGCCAACGCCTTTGACGCGCCGATTTCCATCTATGAAGTGCACCTCGGCTCCTGGCGTCGTCACACCGATAACAATTTCTGGCTGAGTTACAAAGAGCTGGAAGAGCAGCTGATCCCCTACGTTAAAGAGATGGGCTTTACCCATATTGAACTGATGCCGATTAACGAGCATCCGTTTGACGGTAGCTGGGGCTATCAGCCGGTGGGGATGTATGCGCCGACCCGACGTTTCGGCACGCGTGATGAGTTCCGCCATTTTGTCGCTGCTGCGCACGCTGCCGGCCTGAATGTGATCCTTGACTGGGTGCCCGGCCACTTCCCTTCCGATGACTTCGGCCTGGCGCAGTTTGACGGCACCGCGCTGTATGAGCATGAAGATCCGCGCGAAGGGTTTCATCAGGACTGGAACACGCTGATCTATAACTACGGACGACGTGAAGTCAGTAACTATCTTGCCGGTAACGCGCTCTACTGGGTAGAACGCTTTGGCATCGATAGCCTGCGCGTGGATGCGGTGGCGTCAATGATCTACCGCGACTATAGCCGTCCGCAGGGCGAATGGGTGCCGAACCACTTTGGCGGGCGTGAGAATCTCGAAGCGATCGATTTTATCCGCTACACCAACCGGATGCTGGGCAACACCGCACCGGGCGCGGTCACCATCGCTGAAGAATCCACCGATTTTCACGGCGTATCACGTCCGCCGGAAACCGGCGGTCTGGGCTTCTGGTACAAATGGAACCTGGGCTGGATGCACGACACGCTGGATTACATGAAGCACGACCCGATTTACCGCAGTCATCACCATCACCTGATGACATTCGGCATGTTGTACAACTACACCGAAAACTTTGTGCTGCCGCTTTCGCACGATGAAGTGGTACACGGCAAGCGTTCGATCCTCGATCGCATGCCGGGCGATACCTGGCAGAAATTTGCCAACCTGCGCGCCTATTACGGCTGGATGTGGGCTTTCCCTGGCAAAAAGCTGCTGTTTATGGGAGGCGAGTTCGCGCAGGGACGTGAGTGGAATCATGACGCCAGCCTTGACTGGCACCTGCTGGAAGGCGAAGACAACTGGCACCACGGCGTACAGCGCCTGGTACGCGATCTTAACTTTACCTATCGGCATCATGCGCCCATGCACCAGTGCGATTTCGAGGGTAACGGCTTTGAATGGCTGGTGGTGGATGATTACGAAAACTCGGTATTTATTTTTGCGCGCCGCGATCGTGACGGTAACGAAATCATCGTTGCCAGTAACTTTACGCCGGTGCCGCGCTACAACTACCGGTTCGGTATTAACCAGCCCGGCGCCTGGCGCGAAATCATGAATACCGACTCTGTTCATTACCACGGCAGCAATACCGGCAACGGCGGCGTGGTGTGGAGCGATCCGCTACCCAGCCACAACCGTGAGCATTCGCTGATGCTGACATTACCGCCGCTGGCGACGATTTGGCTGGTTCGGGAGGCGGAATGA
- the asd gene encoding aspartate-semialdehyde dehydrogenase produces MKNVGLIGWRGMVGSVLMQRMSEERDFDVIRPFFFSTSQHGQAAPTVGAHSGTLQDAYDIEALRALDIIITCQGGDYTGEIYPKLRASGWQGYWIDAASTLRMKDDAIIILDPVNQQVIREGLDKGIKTFVGGNCTVSLMLMSLGGLFAHNLIEWASVATYQAASGGGARHMRELLTQMGMLHDHVAPELQNPASAILDIERKVTEFTRSGTLPVDNFGVPLAGSLIPWIDKQLENGQSREEWKGQAETNKILGTQQTIPVDGLCVRVGALRCHSQAFTLKLKQDVPLAEIEQLLASHNEWVKVVPNDRELTMRELTPAAVTGTLTTPVGRLRKLNMGPEYLSAFTVGDQLLWGAAEPLRRMLRLLVD; encoded by the coding sequence ATGAAAAATGTAGGTCTTATTGGTTGGCGCGGTATGGTCGGCTCAGTGCTGATGCAGCGCATGAGCGAAGAGCGTGATTTTGACGTAATTCGTCCGTTTTTTTTCTCAACCTCACAGCACGGGCAGGCTGCACCGACGGTGGGCGCTCACAGCGGTACGCTGCAGGATGCGTATGATATTGAGGCGCTGCGCGCGCTGGATATTATCATCACCTGCCAGGGCGGCGATTATACCGGTGAGATCTACCCGAAGCTGCGCGCCAGCGGCTGGCAGGGGTACTGGATTGACGCGGCCTCCACGCTGCGCATGAAGGACGACGCCATCATTATCCTCGACCCGGTTAACCAGCAGGTCATCCGCGAAGGGCTGGATAAAGGCATCAAAACTTTTGTCGGCGGCAACTGCACCGTGAGCCTGATGCTGATGTCTCTGGGTGGTCTGTTTGCGCACAATCTGATTGAATGGGCTTCCGTCGCTACCTATCAGGCGGCCTCCGGCGGCGGTGCGCGTCATATGCGTGAGCTGTTGACGCAGATGGGGATGTTGCACGATCACGTTGCGCCAGAGCTGCAAAATCCGGCGTCGGCGATTCTGGACATCGAACGTAAAGTCACCGAATTTACCCGTTCCGGCACGCTGCCGGTGGATAATTTCGGCGTGCCGCTGGCAGGCAGCCTGATTCCGTGGATTGATAAGCAGCTGGAAAACGGCCAGAGCCGCGAAGAGTGGAAAGGCCAGGCGGAGACCAACAAGATCCTGGGTACGCAGCAAACTATCCCGGTTGATGGCCTGTGCGTACGCGTTGGCGCGCTGCGCTGCCACAGCCAGGCTTTCACGCTGAAGCTGAAACAGGATGTGCCGCTGGCGGAAATTGAACAGCTGCTGGCATCGCATAACGAGTGGGTGAAAGTGGTGCCCAACGACCGTGAGCTGACAATGCGTGAACTGACGCCTGCGGCGGTAACCGGTACGCTGACCACGCCGGTGGGGCGTTTGCGTAAGCTGAATATGGGGCCGGAATATCTTTCCGCCTTTACCGTTGGCGATCAGCTGCTGTGGGGCGCTGCCGAGCCGCTGCGTCGCATGCTGCGTTTGCTGGTAGATTAA